A portion of the Syngnathoides biaculeatus isolate LvHL_M chromosome 7, ASM1980259v1, whole genome shotgun sequence genome contains these proteins:
- the LOC133503766 gene encoding gastrula zinc finger protein xFG20-1-like: MCKVTMLRELVKLKLNLAVEEIFELFERTIAEYEEANERRHRLLLDAVLKPRVRLQRAGAQLVPEKKEEASADEQEEPPAKKRRNVGTRSMSASKCKATEANEQRGEDLQFKPEGLASVSDTDDNDGDDAKEPLETPEKLKCSGCGETFVRKEDLERHAKTHTGEKSAVVTDPFATKSFICSVCMISFPSRESLISHLRGHTVDKPSPSSSQKVTTQDKGQTGEGVQSQPDHLAPISDIDDTTGNSSDADDSDCAKKPSETNKKLKCSECGETFVHKEDLDRHANTHTGEKPLSSTVVIKPSFTFKYFSCSVCRKTFTSRDSLTKHMNVHPPEKLLASTSSSQQVTTEADGQRGEGLRSQPDILVPKSDLDNKTANSSDSAQKQPSEMNKFKCSACGETFPRKDDLERHAKTHAGEKPLNSGIMTKPLKTFTYFTCSVCRKSFTSDDCLKAHMNVHGTLVSGLASGSSTENVPKAGKDRHTLKIVRARSAEELNSKTDNSGPVPEKDDATSDSSDSDPGDAAKDALETKKRLKCSECGQTFVHKGDLDGHMKTHAGGQPSNGTGVTQLFYTLKSFTCSVCTKSFPSNDSLASHMSVHDGLNASASASSSQHGTIEANGEHCEVLESEPESLFAPISDSDMTSNSSDGEDTNASWETNQSSENKQHHCSQCRKTFTTENDLKNHMVTHTTKPFSCSICDKRYLRKSHLMRHMNGVHGQEKPGKSEAGEGSQADSATEPGKSKAARKRSKDKKPFKCSHCGKRFVLSGFLTRHLAVHNLEKPFACQFCDQKFSFQEALAKHIQQLH, encoded by the exons ATGTGTAAAGTCACAATGTTGAGGGAGCTGGTGAAGCTCAAGCTAAACCTGGCCGTCGAAGAGATATTCGAGCTGTTCGAGAGAACCATCGCCGAATACGAGGAAGCGAACGAGCGGCGGCATCGTCTGCTCCTGGACGCCGTCCTCAAACCTCGTGTTCGATTGCAAAGAGCAG GTGCGCAGCTCGTGCcggagaaaaaagaagaggctTCTGCCGACGAGCAGGAGGAGCCGCCGGCGAAGAAAAGGAGGAACGTCGGGACGAGAAGCATGAGCGCAAGCAAATGTAAGGCAACAGAAGCCAACGAGCAACGTGGCGAAGATTTACAATTCAAGCCAGAAGGCTTGGCTTCGGTATCCGATACGGATGACAATGATGGCGACGACGCCAAAGAACCTTTGGAGACTCCGGAGAAGCTAAAGTGCTCCGGGTGCGGTGAAACGTTTGTCCGCAAAGAAGATTTGGAGAGACATGCCAAAacacacaccggagagaaaAGCGCAGTTGTGACTGACCCATTCGCCACCAAGTCCTTTATCTGCTCAGTTTGTATGATAAGCTTCCCGAGTCGAGAGTCTCTCATATCGCACTTAAGAGGACACACCGTAGACAAACCGTCCCCCAGTTCCAGTCAAAAAGTGACGACACAAGACAAAGGACAAACTGGTGAGGGCGTACAATCCCAACCGGACCACTTGGCTCCGATATCGGATATAGATGACACGACTGGAAACTCTTCCGACGCTGATGACAGTGACTGCGCCAAGAAACCTTCGGAGACTAACAAGAAGTTGAAGTGCTCTGAATGCGGCGAAACGTTTGTCCACAAGGAGGATTTGGATCGACATGCGAatacacacactggagagaaaccgttGAGTAGCACAGTCGTCATCAAACCGTCCTTCACGTTTAAATATTTCAGCTGCTCAGTTTGCCGGAAAACCTTCACCAGTCGAGATTCTCTCACAAAACACATGAACGTACACCCTCCCGAGAAACTGTTGGCCTCCACGAGTTCGAGTCAACAAGTGACAACGGAAGCCGATGGACAACGTGGGGAAGGTCTCCGCTCCCAACCGGACATCTTGGTTCCAAAATCAGATCTGGACAACAAGACTGCAAACTCTTCCGACTCTGCTCAAAAACAACCTTCGGAGATGAATAAGTTCAAGTGTTCTGCGTGTGGTGAAACGTTTCCGCGCAAAGACGATTTGGAGAGACACGCCAAAACACACGCTGGGGAGAAACCTTTGAATAGCGGCATTATGACCAAACCACTGAAgacttttacatattttaccTGCTCGGTTTGTCGGAAAAGTTTCACGAGTGACGACTGTCTCAAAGCACACATGAACGTGCACGGCACTCTAGTTTCAGGACTGGCCTCCGGTAGCTCGACCGAGAACGTACCAAAAGCGGGTAAAGATAGGCACACGCTGAAAATCGTACGCGCGCGAAGCGCCGAAGAACTGAATTCGAAAACGGACAACTCGGGCCCGGTACCAGAAAAGGACGACGCGACGTCAGACTCTTCTGACTCCGATCCCGGTGACGCCGCCAAAGACGCTTTGGAAACCAAGAAGAGGCTCAAGTGTTCGGAATGCGGTCAAACGTTTGTCCACAAAGGAGATTTGGATGGACACATGAAGACACATGCTGGAGGGCAACCGTCCAATGGCACAGGTGTCACTCAACTGTTCTACACTCTTAAATCTTTCACCTGCTCGGTTTGTACGAAAAGCTTCCCGAGTAACGACAGTCTCGCGTCCCACATGAGCGTACACGACGGCTTGAACGCGTCGGCTTCCGCGAGCTCAAGTCAACACGGGACGATAGAAGCCAACGGAGAGCACTGTGAAGTTCTAGAATCCGAACCAGAGAGCCTCTTTGCTCCAATATCCGATTCGGACATGACGTCGAACTCCTCTGACGGCGAAGACACCAACGCATCTTGGGAGACCAATCAGAGCTCGGAGAACAAACAACATCACTGTTCCCAGTGTAGGAAAACATTTACCACTGAAAACgatttgaaaaatcacatggTCACGCACACCACGAAACCTTTCTCTTGCTCGATTTGTGATAAAAGATACTTAAGGAAGAGTCACCTGATGAGGCACATGAATGGCGTACACGGACAGGAGAAACCCGGGAAATCGGAAGCTGGCGAAGGATCGCAAGCGGACAGCGCCACGGAACCCGGGAAGTCGAAAGCTGCTCGGAAACGGAGCAAAGACAAAAAACCCTTTAAGTGCTCGCACTGCGGGAAGAGGTTTGTCCTCAGCGGGTTTTTGACCAGACACTTGGCAGTCCACAATCTCGAGAAGCCTTTCGCTTGCCAATTTTGCGATCAGAAGTTCAGTTTTCAGGAGGCTTTGGCCAAACACATCCAGCAGCTGCACTGA
- the LOC133503463 gene encoding zinc finger protein 202-like: MCKVRLLRTLVTERLNVVVEEIFELFERTIADYEEELCRAKEENERQRELLNAVGESQVVSQSDKQPLAVKREEERQDEVPSERKEEPAEPPDIKEEEDAGRVQELEENNVTTFTQTGVHVKSEEDDGPSSRIHRSQSEETSGQHITTEGRHAALRPQPGNVVRPPDTDDVSSHSSYTDRSDHTKEPPTTNTNSEGDPTRRTDAKHSKCSECGKTFVHKGSFTRHMRTHSGEKPFKCAVCAKGFSLKANMKRHTAIHHQPGGASTQHATGVQFGCCVCGKTFRQTDDLVAHMKTHRGEKPSNGAVRAKGSSRKAKAKKHAAIRHEVSGGSTPRAASVQFGCPECGKTFGQKSNMITHVKTHSGEKPFACSYCDRRFHTKLHAKRHTAIHTGEKPFSCSFCGRRFREKYDLMNHVRLHTGEKPFTCAVCAKGFSRSSYLRIHKRSHSRDHGLTHGSSAKHATKEAEGRHCGDRRSQEDNFVPLSDMEHLMSH; the protein is encoded by the exons atgtgcaaagttAGACTTCTGAGAACGTTGGTGACGGAGCGATTAAATGTGGTTGTCGAGGAGATATTTGAACTATTCGAGAGGACCATAGCGGACTACGAGGAGGAACTTTGTCGAGCAAAGGAAGAGAACGAGCGACAACGCGAACTACTAAACGCCGTTGGAGAGTCTCAAGTTGTTTCACAATCAG ACAAGCAGCCGTTGGCGGTAAAGCGTGAAGAAGAGAGACAGGATGAAGTTCCCTCTGAGAGGAAGGAGGAGCCAGCAGAACCTCCTGACattaaggaggaggaggatgcaggGCGAGTTCAAGAACTGGAGGAAAACAATGTCACCACGTTCACACAGACCGGCGTCCACGTAAAGAGCGAAGAGGACGATGGCCCATCTTCACGGATTCATCGCAGTCAAAGTGAGGAGACGTCGGGTCAACACATCACGACGGAAGGACGCCACGCAGCGCTGCGCCCCCAACCGGGCAACGTCGTCCGACCGCCGGATACGGACGACGTGTCGTCACACTCCTCTTACACCGATCGCAGCGACCACACCAAAGAACCTCCGACGACCAATACGAACTCTGAAGGTGATCCGACCCGTCGGACCGACGCCAAGCACTCAAAGTGCTCGGAATGCGGGAAAACGTTTGTCCACAAAGGATCGTTTACCAGACACATGAGAACGCACAGCGGCGAGAAACCGTTCAAGTGCGCCGTCTGCGCTAAAGGCTTCTCGTTGAAGGCCAACATGAAAAGACACACGGCGATACATCACCAGCCGGGCGGCGCTTCCACCCAACACGCGACCGGCGTTCAGTTCGGCTGCTGCGTCTGCGGGAAAACTTTTCGTCAGACGGACGATCTCGTCGCTCACATGAAAACGCACAGGGGCGAGAAACCTTCCAACGGCGCCGTTCGCGCCAAAGGCTCCTCCCGGAAGGCCAAGGCGAAAAAACACGCGGCGATACGTCACGAGGTGAGCGGCGGCTCGACCCCACGCGCGGCGAGCGTTCAGTTCGGCTGCCCCGAGTGCGGGAAAACGTTCGGCCAGAAGAGCAACATGATCACGCACGTGAAGACGCACAGCGGCGAGAAACCTTTCGCCTGTTCGTACTGCGACCGAAGATTCCACACCAAGCTTCACGCGAAGAGACACACGGCCATccacaccggggagaaacccTTCTCCTGCTCGTTCTGCGGGAGGCGTTTCCGAGAGAAGTACGACTTGATGAATCACGTCAGGCTGCACACCGGCGAGAAGCCTTTCACCTGCGCCGTCTGCGCTAAAGGTTTCTCTCGCAGCTCGTATCTAAGAATACACAAGAGAAGTCACAGTAGGGATCACGGACTAACCCACGGCAGCTCCGCTAAACACGCGACAAAAGAAGCTGAAGGAAGACACTGCGGAGATCGCCGGTCACAAGAAGATAACTTTGTTCCTCTGTCAGATATGGAACACTTGATGTCGCACTGA
- the LOC133503466 gene encoding zinc finger protein 268-like: MCKVQMLRTLVKQRLNVAVEEIFELLERTIAEYEEELCRSKEENARQRELLNSVLEPHVAVQHEADIRKVLAKSHEKVPSDHEEQKWRSNLRIKEEEEVTWRGQDGEADVAAVALIAIPVKSEEDQTQSSQLQHNEETKGSGSSQHCGGSQPDNFATDDRMSRSSDGDTKKATKSSRGDASPFICSECGKTFVQKFTLKRHMRIHTGEKPFSCAICSRKFARKSVMTAHVSSHTSEKPFVCAKTFSVKKYMMAHLRTHSAGKPFTCSVCAKGFSTKAHLKIHTRTHTGEKPFTCEVCDRKFMRKPEMMIHMATHTGEKPFDCSVCAKRFSAKKYLMMHVKRHTAGKPFTCTVCAKNFSSKAYVMIHTRTHTAEKLFGCDACDKTLTFRTQINNHGCSGDKNRNSDSLSTRKMCKVQMLREMVKQRLNVALEEIFGLFERTIAEYEEELSRSKEENERQRELLAAVFTSQPGQEKADTQHPIEVPSEPQQEPVEPPHIKVEDEDVWRAQEETNIARLPLTDLPLKREDDENGAHAYHLRYNQSEESGAAGGGPQADASFAPLSDVDNAMSRSSETDHSDDAGGRTKRFNHAKSDTAHHTDDRLFDCSECGKTFSRKGTLNRHMRTHTGEKPFACSFCSKIFSLKHHMDRHMRIHTGEKPFSCLFCPKGFRDRYKMMTHMRTHASQLPFTAGGSNQRLTTEADRKRFKVLHSQPSKVAPLSDMDDAMSHTSGSEHGEDGEEANKDSKFRCSECGKMFGRMGSLNRHMITHTGEKPFACSVCGNRFSSKEHLKRHVTIHAGETPFACGVCGKRFRDEREMIPHVRTHAGEKPFACSVCRKCFSREDDMALHTRTHVGGRFACSVCHKRFSSKKYVMIHMRTHTGEKPFTCDACHQRFTYKYQVTRHKCASVHESCLEATSRPVLLSD; this comes from the exons ATGTGTAAAGTCCAAATGCTGAGAACGTTGGTGAAGCAGCGACTGAACGTGGCCGTCGAGGAGATATTTGAACTGCTGGAGAGGACGATCGCGGAGTACGAGGAAGAACTTTGTCGAAGTAAAGAGGAGAATGCGCGACAACGCGAATTATTGAACTCTGTTCTCGAGCCTCACGTCGCGGTGCAACACGAAGCAG acATCCGGAAGGTGTTGGCAAAGAGTCACGAAAAGGTACCTTCTGATCACGAGGAGCAAAAGTGGCGCTCCAATCTGCGTattaaagaagaagaggaggtcACGTGGAGAGGACAGGATGGGGAGGCTGATGTCGCCGCCGTCGCATTGATTGCCATCCCTGTGAAGAGTGAAGAGGACCAAACTCAGTCCTCACAACTCCAACACAATGAGGAGACCAAAGGCAGCGGCTCAAGTCAACACTGTGGTGGATCTCAACCGGACAATTTTGCGACGGACGACAGGATGTCCCGTTCTTCTGACGGCGACACCAAAAAGGCTACGAAGAGCTCTCGCGGTGATGCCAGTCCGTTTATCTGCTCCGAATGCGGGAAGACGTTCGTCCAGAAGTTCACTTTGAAGAGACACATGAGGatacacacaggagaaaaaccgtTCAGCTGCGCGATTTGCTCTCGGAAGTTCGCCAGGAAGTCGGTAATGACCGCCCACGTGTCGTCGCACACGAGTGAGAAACCTTTCGTGTGCGCCAAAACCTTCTCAGTGAAGAAATACATGATGGCGCACCTGAGGACGCACTCCGCAGGGAAACCGTTTACCTGCTCAGTTTGCGCCAAAGGTTTCTCCACCAAAGCGCATTTGAAGATCCACACCAGGACGCACACGGGAGAGAAACCTTTCACCTGCGAAGTATGCGACAGGAAGTTTATGAGAAAACCCGAGATGATGATTCACATGGCGAcgcacacgggcgagaagccTTTTGACTGTTCCGTTTGCGCCAAACGTTTCTCGGCCAAGAAATATCTGATGATGCACGTGAAAAGGCACACGGCGGGGAAACCTTTTACTTGTACCGTGTGCGCCAAAAACTTCTCCAGTAAAGCTTACGTCATGATACACACGAGGACGCACACAGCCGAGAAACTCTTCGGCTGCGACGCCTGCGATAAAACATTGACCTTTAGAACCCAGATCAACAATCACGGGTGTTCCGGGGACAAAAATAGGAATAGCGACAGTT TGTCGACAAGAAAAATGTGCAAAGTGCAAATGTTGCGGGAGATGGTGAAGCAGCGACTGAACGTGGCGCTCGAAGAGATATTTGGACTGTTTGAGAGGACAATCGCGGAGTACGAGGAGGAACTCAGTCGATCAAAAGAGGAGAACGAGCGGCAACGCGAACTCCTGGCCGCCGTTTTCACCTCTCAACCGGGGCAAGAGAAAGCAG ACACCCAACACCCGATTGAGGTTCCCTCAGAGCCACAGCAGGAGCCTGTGGAGCCTCCCCACATTAAAGTGGAAGACGAGGACGTGTGGCGCGCTCAGGAGGAGACCAATATCGCTCGGTTACCGCTGACCGATCTCCCCTTAAAGCGTGAAGACGATGAAAACGGAGCTCACGCCTACCACCTCCGTTACAATCAAAGTGAGGAGAGCGGAGCGGCCGGCGGAGGACCCCAAGCGGACGCCAGCTTCGCTCCCCTGTCGGACGTGGACAACGCGATGTCGCGCTCATCTGAGACGGACCACAGCGACGACGCCGGAGGACGGACGAAACGTTTTAACCACGCCAAAAGCGACACGGCGCATCACACCGACGACAGACTCTTCGACTGTTCCGAATGCGGCAAGACGTTCAGCAGGAAGGGGACGTTGAACCGACACATGAGGACgcacaccggagagaaacctttcGCTTGCTCATTTTGCTCTAAAATATTCTCCTTAAAGCATCACATGGACAGACACATGCGAATACATACCGGGGAGAAACCATTTTCCTGTTTGTTTTGCCCGAAAGGATTCAGAGACAGGTACAAAATGATGACGCACATGAGGACGCACGCTTCTCAGCTGCCTTTTACCGCCGGCGGCTCCAATCAACGTTTAACTACAGAAGCTGACAGAAAGCGCTTTAAAGTTCTTCACTCACAACCAAGCAAGGTGGCTCCACTATCAGATATGGACGACGCGATGTCGCACACTTCCGGGAGCGAGCACGGCGAAGACGGCGAAGAAGCTAACAAGGACTCCAAGTTCAGGTGCTCCGAATGCGGGAAAATGTTCGGCCGCATGGGAAGTTTAAACCGACACATGATCAcgcacaccggggagaaacccTTTGCTTGCTCGGTTTGCGGAAATAGATTCTCTTCAAAGGAACACCTGAAAAGACACGTGACGATCCACGCGGGGGAGACTCCGTTCGCGTGCGGCGTTTGCGGGAAAAGATTCCGAGATGAGCGCGAAATGATACCGCACGTGAGGACGCACGCCGGCGAGAAACCTTTCGCGTGCTCGGTGTGTCGCAAATGTTTCTCGCGGGAGGACGACATGGCGTTGCACACCAGAACGCACGTGGGAGGACGTTTCGCGTGCTCCGTCTGCCACAAGCGGTTCTCCAGTAAAAAGTATGTGATGATACACATGAGGACGCACACCGGGGAGAAGCCGTTCACGTGCGACGCGTGCCACCAGAGGTTCACGTATAAGTACCAGGTCACCAGACACAAGTGCGCCAGTGTGCACGAAAGCTGCTTGGAAGCGACGTCCCGACCCGTTTTGTTGAGCGATTAG
- the anapc4 gene encoding anaphase-promoting complex subunit 4, translating into MPAFRQVGEKQLPNPILCMAWSPKRDLIALASTTGELLLHRLSSFQRVWSLAPSEHIGKEITALAWRPDGKILAFSLGDMKQVVLCGVEKAEILHVFHMQNPVSCMHWMEVTEESSALGSFYQSEDESKLFLPKLASLPKSYSTTSKLFSEEKSDEIMNLLGEVRLNILVLGGDAGHVELYAYGMYKIATLAGVSGSCRTLSLSSDLKSLVVITEAKSAEDRAEICFVQLDTGLLSDCLPELTRMARKFTHISTLLQYLHLSLTCMCEAWEEILMQMDLRLTKFVQEKNTSTQVQDEFLELLLWGQSSPELQALLMNQLTVKGLKKLGQTIESSYSSIQKLVISHLQSGSEALLYHLSEVKGMSLWKKKFQPLGLDSAAVEAAITAVGSFSLKTSELLQVIDKSMKNFKAFFRWLYVAMLRMCDEHVPPELNKMTQKDIAFVADFLSEHFSENELLFDRKGKYFNIERVGQYLKDEDEDLVSPPSSRGNQWLKFLEDSTHLKESPLLFPSFPQKSLHFVKRMMEKTIELCLQKPAEVIGKSVKEAFFLPLYSAPRRSESTQHLFELPSVWNDKKAKMHNVVFCMPHVSPHKVYLLRKGSDPSRHIPNVVASLDLSHHRDAPDGDNADPRPRGVYGCLDARFYSNETLTVVLQGAEEENGRSVLAQLPVSSSLSCQSEFNWTPGLRLDQQSASIPCQDLVLGHQWRELEGMKAQFVAVNGIREVACVLSENLRHLRVFEMDVEDEDDEGAEPQNDAAERDAPDAATAGQGDESAEAIHDEDGKTEERLESEETSEL; encoded by the exons ATGCCCGCCTTCCGGCAAGTCGGGGAGAAGCAGCTCCCCAACCCCATCCTGTGCATGGCGTGGTCGCCCAAAAGAGATCTCATCGCTCTGGCCAGCACAACTGGAGAA TTGCTGCTGCACCGCTTGTCCAGCTTCCAGCGGGTTTGGAGCTTAGCGCCCAGCGAGCACATCGGGAAGGAGATCACCGCGCTCGCCTGGAGACCTGACGGCAAAA TTCTGGCCTTCAGCCTGGGCGACATGAAGCAGGTGGTCTTGTGCGGTGTGGAGAAAGCCGAGATCCTGCACGTGTTCCACATGCAGAACCCCGTCAGCTGCATGCACTGGATGGAGGTGACGGAAGAAAGCAG CGCCCTCGGATCGTTTTATCAGTCGGAGGATGAGTCCAAATTATTTCTCCCCAAATTGGCCTCCCTCCCCAAGAG CTACAGCACAACGTCAAAGCTCTTCAG CGAGGAGAAGTCTGACGAGATCATGAACCTCCTTGGAGAAGTCAG GCTTAACATACTCGTCCTCGGAGGAGACGCCGGCCACGTGGAGCTTTACGCCTACGGGATGTACAAGATTGCAACGTTAGCCGGA GTTTCCGGCAGCTGTCGCACGCTAAGTCTGTCCAGCGACCTCAAGTCCCTGGTCGTCATCACCGAGGCGAAGTCGGCCGAGGACCGCGCGGAGATTTGCTTCGTTCAG CTGGACACGGGCCTGCTGTCCGACTGCTTGCCCGAGCTGACCAGGATGGCGCGCAAGTTCACCCACATCTCCACGCTGCTGCAGTACCTGCACCTGTCGCTCACGTGCATGTGCGAGGCCTGGGAGGAAATCCTCATGCAGATGGACCTCCGGCTCACCAAGTTCGTGCAG gaaaagaaTACCAGCACACAGGTGCAGGATGAGTTCCTGGAGCTTCTTTTGTGGGGACAGTCGAG TCCAGAACTGCAGGCTCTTCTCATGAATCAGCTGACTGTCAAG GGCCTGAAGAAGCTCGGCCAGACCATCGAGTCGTCGTACTCCAGCATCCAGAAGCTGGTGATTAGCCACCTTCAGAG TGGCTCCGAAGCGCTGCTGTACCACCTGAGCGAGGTCAAGGGCATGTCGCTGTGGAAGAAGAAGTTCCAGCCCCTCGGCCTGGATTCGGCCGCCGTCGAAG CGGCCATCACGGCCGTGGGCTCCTTTTCCTTAAAGACCAGCGAACTCCTGCA GGTGATCGACAAGAGCATGAAGAACTTTAAAGCCTTTTTCCGCTGGCTGTACGTGG CGATGCTGAGAATGTGCGACGAGCACGTCCCCCCAGAGCTCAACAAG ATGACGCAGAAGGACATCGCCTTTGTCGCCGATTTCCTCTCGGAGCATTTCAGCGAG AACGAGCTGCTCTTTGACCGGAAAGGGAAGTACTTCAACATCGAGCGGGTCGGTCAG TACTTaaaggacgaggacgaggacctGGTCTCACCGCCGAGCAGCAGGGGGAACCAGTGGCTCAAGTTTTTAGAGGACAGCACGCACCTGAAGG agAGCCCTCTCCTGTTTCCTTCCTTTCCCCAAAAATCTTTACACTTTGTCAAGCGGATGATGGAGAAGACGATCGAGCTTTGCCTGCAGAAACCTGCG GAAGTGATCGGGAAGTCCGTGAAGGAGGCGTTTTTTCTACCGCTGTACTCGGCGCCGCGACG CTCTGAAAGTACCCAACATCTTTTTGAGCTCCCGTCCGT GTGGAATGACAAGAAGGCCAAAATGCACAACGTGGTGTTCTGCATGCCGCACGTTTCGCCGCACAAAGTCTACCTGCTACGCAAAGGAAGCGACCCAAGCAG ACACATCCCCAACGTCGTGGCGTCCCTCGACCTGAGCCACCACCGAGACGCCCCCGACGGCGACAACGCGGATCCTCG GCCGCGCGGCGTCTACGGCTGCCTGGATGCTCGTTTCTATAGCAACGAGACGCTGACTGTGGTCCTCCAGGGAGCGGAAGAGGAAAACGGGCGCAGCGTCCTGGCACAACTTCCCGTGTCGTCCAGCCTGAGCTGTCAGAGCGAATTCAACTGGACGCCCGGTTTGAG GTTGGACCAGCAAAGCGCCAGCATTCCGTGCCAAGACCTGGTCCTGGGACATCAGTGGCGGGAACTGGAGGGCATGAAGGCCCAGTTCGTCGCAGTCAACGGCATCCGGGAAGTAGCCTGCGTG CTGAGCGAAAACCTGAGGCACCTCCGCGTCTTCGAGATGGAcgtggaggacgaggacgacgaggGCGCCGAGCCGCAGAACGACGCCGCCGAGCGGGACGCGCCGGACGCCGCCACGGCCGGCCAGGGGGACGAGAGCGCCGAGGCCATCCACGACGAAGACGGCAAGACCGAGGAGCGCTTGGAGTCGGAGGAAACCTCTGAACTGTAG